In Juglans microcarpa x Juglans regia isolate MS1-56 chromosome 7D, Jm3101_v1.0, whole genome shotgun sequence, the following are encoded in one genomic region:
- the LOC121239756 gene encoding uncharacterized protein LOC121239756: MALNLKSRLGLIHTLLFFLFTLANPSLSLSDSPTVYEILPQFGLPGGLLPDSVVNYTLSSEDGRFVVVLSNPCYVQFDYLVYYDKTITGKLSYGSITRLKGIQVQRFFLWLDVDEIRVDLPPSDSIYFQVGFINKKLDLGQFKTVHSCRNEVSGSCSKRIFELPTPVNEIEMLITE; encoded by the exons ATGGCTCTAAACCTGAAATCCCGTCTAGGTCTGATCCATACACTCCTCTTCTTCCTATTTACCCTCGCAAACCCTTCGCTTTCCCTCTCTGACTCCCCCACAGTCTACGAAATTCTCCCGCAATTTGGGCTTCCGGGTGGACTCTTACCCGACTCTGTCGTCAACTACACCCTTTCCTCCGAAGATGGCCGATTCGTCGTTGTTTTGTCGAACCCATGCTACGTGCAGTTCGATTACTTGGTCTATTACGACAAGACCATTACGGGGAAGCTCAGCTACGGGTCCATCACCCGACTCAAGGGCATTCAGGTGCAGAGGTTCTTCTTGTGGCTCGATGTGGACGAGATCCGGGTCGATTTGCCCCCATCCGATAGTATATACTTTCAGGTGGGGTTCATCAACAAAAAGCTCGACTTGGGTCAATTCAAGACTGTCCATTCCTGCCGCAACGAGGTGTCGGGGTCTTGCTCCAAACGGATTTTTGAG CTCCCCACTCCAGTGAATGAAATTGAGATGCTAATTACCGAATAG
- the LOC121239626 gene encoding uncharacterized protein LOC121239626, which translates to DPNAQCSSPRSVHIYNLKVFPPKLFINGFSTQTHLPHLSPPPASRPFLRNPSILLPQKPKTQSQPFVLSLQSVPDVHDLLPQYGLPKGLLPNNVKSYTLSDDGSFTIELTSPCYVQFDQLVYYNKKVNGKLSYGSVSSVSGIQAKKLFLWVSVTGIQADKDSDSIEFYVGALSEKLPAKQFEDVPVCKSKACSTGAQPESI; encoded by the coding sequence GATCCCAATGCTCAATGTTCTTCGCCCAGAtcagttcatatatataatctcaaaGTCTTCCCCCCGAAACTTTTCATCAATGGCTTCTCCACGCAAACTCATCTCCCTcatctctctccccctcctgCTTCTCGTCCTTTTCTCCGAAACCCATCTATCTTGCTCCCTCAGAAACCCAAAACTCAATCCCAACCGTTTGTCCTCTCCCTCCAATCCGTCCCAGACGTCCATGACCTCCTCCCCCAGTACGGCCTCCCAAAGGGTCTCCTCCCAAACAACGTCAAGTCCTACACTCTCTCCGATGACGGTAGTTTCACCATCGAGCTCACAAGCCCTTGTTATGTTCAGTTTGACCAGTTGGTTTACTATAACAAGAAAGTCAATGGAAAGTTGAGCTATGGGTCTGTGTCCAGTGTGTCTGGGATTCAAGCCAAAAAGTTGTTTCTTTGGGTCTCGGTCACTGGGATCCAGGCTGATAAGGATTCGGATTCGATTGAATTCTACGTCGGTGCTTTGTCGGAGAAGCTTCCGGCAAAACAGTTTGAGGATGTTCCGGTTTGTAAGAGCAAAGCATGCAGTACAGGCGCACAACCGGAGTCGATATGA